A stretch of the Janthinobacterium sp. 64 genome encodes the following:
- a CDS encoding DUF4400 domain-containing protein — protein MIIRIVAAVSLCLMLVLVLYLPAAYTTAQFLQQIRVEHAVCTQYWEGGAAARILERTFAFVESKPTRAPLIIQDKPPASPSAAVTLEVAKVGTRMFDNAYIRSLNGLFALGAYRLATLIEWLPPFGILLGAASIDGIIRRSVKKHEFMRHSPEIVSLSACLMIMTACAMVLMLVIPWTQHPAVLPAMFVLISILMNLGIANYAKA, from the coding sequence ATGATTATCCGCATTGTTGCCGCGGTGTCATTGTGTCTGATGCTGGTTTTGGTGCTATATCTTCCGGCAGCCTATACCACGGCGCAATTCCTGCAGCAGATCCGCGTGGAGCATGCTGTCTGCACCCAGTACTGGGAAGGTGGTGCTGCGGCACGCATCTTGGAGCGGACCTTTGCGTTCGTTGAAAGCAAGCCGACGCGCGCGCCGCTCATTATCCAGGACAAGCCGCCAGCATCGCCCTCCGCTGCCGTGACGCTGGAAGTGGCAAAAGTCGGCACCCGCATGTTCGACAACGCCTACATCCGTTCGCTCAACGGACTCTTCGCCCTGGGCGCCTATCGCCTTGCGACACTGATCGAATGGCTGCCCCCGTTCGGGATACTGCTTGGCGCCGCCAGCATCGACGGCATCATCCGCCGCTCGGTCAAAAAACATGAATTCATGCGGCACAGCCCGGAAATCGTCAGCCTGTCCGCCTGTCTGATGATCATGACCGCATGCGCCATGGTGCTCATGCTGGTCATTCCCTGGACCCAGCACCCGGCTGTGCTGCCTGCCATGTTCGTCCTCATCAGCATCTTGATGAATCTTGGCATCGCCAACTATGCCAAGGCGTAA
- the traD gene encoding conjugative transfer system coupling protein TraD (Members of this protein family are the putative conjugative coupling factor, TraD, as the term is used for the SXT and TOL plasmid systems.) — MLLRKYEMPWRRPSELLASAAWTAAAAAFVYLTPDGMPVKLGLCSAAASLLMASIRMRQGLHIVKVRAALSGRAMEMISTRTLAKYIQQDDQLFLGFGFEWTPVHSQRLYELSKIDYKDYLISPLVQKVLGYAIGRSYVIQPQPDAEIGLPILHGVSPVEQPLYRPLQNFEGGTVIVGTTQAGKGVMLGNLLTQAIKRGDVVIILDPKNSKRLKRIVMQACHDYRDPDTFLWFHPAFPEKSARIDFTFNWQKPTEIASRLESILPPDTAGAFTAFAWNAVNVVCQGMVTLERRPNLMKLMRYIEGGIEPILEACLRRHYQTLFGAGWRSRPDMAHLLDKSSRGLIKAPSPSASADLLAFVAYYELLLPEAQHDKVIDSQVGVFRHNREHYQKITANLLPILSMLTSGDLGKSLSPNPFDPDDERPIMNFEKIERGGHVLLMCLDSLPDPSVASAIGALALADLAARSGMRYNLGGYRRITLAADEVSNVINQPLIEILNKGAEGGIYSIVAMQTISDLVNRLGSQDAARMALGNLNNLIAFRSKDQPTQEFICETFGKTGIHSMKVGRNTASDGHLSDFTSVTSQQVTEELDDAIPPSMLGKLPNLQYFASVSGGRLIKGRCTLLDPGPEDAEEAA, encoded by the coding sequence ATGCTGCTGCGCAAATACGAAATGCCGTGGCGCCGGCCGTCGGAGCTGCTGGCAAGCGCGGCATGGACGGCCGCAGCGGCGGCCTTCGTCTACCTGACACCGGATGGCATGCCAGTCAAACTGGGCCTGTGTTCTGCCGCGGCCTCGTTGCTCATGGCCTCTATCCGCATGCGGCAGGGCCTGCATATCGTCAAAGTACGCGCCGCCCTGTCAGGGCGCGCCATGGAAATGATCAGTACCAGGACCTTGGCAAAATACATCCAGCAGGACGACCAGCTTTTCCTGGGCTTTGGTTTCGAATGGACGCCGGTGCATTCGCAGCGCCTCTACGAGCTGTCGAAGATCGACTACAAGGACTACCTGATCTCGCCGCTGGTGCAGAAGGTGCTGGGCTATGCGATTGGACGCAGTTATGTGATCCAGCCGCAGCCCGATGCCGAGATCGGCCTGCCGATACTGCATGGCGTCAGTCCCGTGGAACAACCACTGTACCGGCCGCTGCAAAACTTCGAGGGTGGCACGGTCATCGTCGGCACCACGCAGGCTGGCAAGGGCGTCATGCTGGGCAACTTGCTGACCCAGGCCATCAAACGCGGTGATGTCGTGATCATCCTCGATCCAAAAAATTCCAAGCGCCTCAAGCGCATTGTGATGCAAGCCTGCCACGACTATCGCGATCCAGACACCTTTCTCTGGTTTCATCCCGCTTTTCCAGAAAAAAGCGCTCGTATCGACTTCACGTTCAACTGGCAGAAGCCAACCGAGATCGCCTCGCGCCTGGAATCGATCTTGCCACCCGATACGGCCGGCGCCTTCACGGCATTTGCCTGGAACGCCGTCAATGTGGTGTGCCAGGGCATGGTCACCCTGGAACGGCGTCCAAATTTGATGAAGCTAATGCGCTACATCGAGGGCGGGATCGAACCGATCCTGGAAGCCTGCTTACGGCGGCACTACCAGACCTTGTTCGGCGCCGGCTGGCGCAGCCGGCCGGACATGGCGCATCTGCTAGACAAATCCAGCCGTGGCCTGATCAAAGCGCCGAGCCCGTCTGCCAGTGCCGACCTGCTGGCGTTCGTCGCCTACTATGAGCTGCTCCTGCCGGAAGCGCAGCACGACAAGGTCATTGACTCCCAGGTCGGCGTCTTTCGCCACAACCGCGAGCACTACCAGAAGATTACCGCCAACCTGCTGCCGATCCTGTCCATGCTCACCTCGGGCGACCTGGGCAAGTCGCTCTCGCCGAATCCCTTTGATCCCGATGACGAGCGGCCAATCATGAATTTCGAGAAGATCGAACGGGGAGGGCATGTCCTCCTGATGTGCCTGGACTCGCTGCCAGATCCCTCTGTTGCCAGTGCGATCGGCGCCCTGGCACTGGCCGATCTGGCAGCGCGCTCAGGCATGCGCTACAACCTGGGCGGCTATCGCCGCATCACCCTGGCGGCGGACGAAGTGTCCAACGTGATCAATCAGCCGCTCATCGAGATACTCAACAAAGGCGCCGAGGGTGGCATCTATTCGATCGTGGCGATGCAAACCATTTCGGACCTGGTGAACCGCCTGGGTAGCCAGGATGCGGCCAGGATGGCACTGGGCAACCTGAACAACTTGATCGCTTTCCGCTCCAAGGATCAGCCGACGCAGGAATTCATCTGCGAGACGTTTGGAAAAACCGGTATCCACAGCATGAAAGTGGGGCGCAACACCGCCTCCGATGGGCACCTCTCCGATTTCACTTCCGTGACGTCGCAGCAGGTGACGGAGGAACTGGACGACGCGATTCCGCCTTCGATGCTGGGGAAACTGCCCAATTTGCAGTATTTTGCCTCTGTTTCCGGAGGCCGGCTGATCAAGGGACGCTGCACGCTGCTCGATCCGGGCCCTGAAGATGCAGAGGAGGCCGCATGA
- the mobH gene encoding MobH family relaxase, with product MIMHLPAWLQSILRRDPRCGTAAQWGTTPQQHPKQSIADPHRQHEGMAMRSAEEIMQSQHAFIQRIKLSYGSDHETFQRELIPPIRKFVDYVLDLPATPNQHFCASGGMVDLGLRTAFFALQATDDQIFEGRATITARRHLEPRWRRATFIAGLCADLYRTLSHIRVCDEHGEQWQPFLMPLAQWAARRKARHLVVRWEPGMQETRSAGLFALPMIITPETMAYLAEGNSVVVPHMLAAISGSTTRQQHNLLDELVRRAAAFVIDRDLQESARVQGVLKPALHLGRYFLDTMKELVDAHPGWVPNGEKSRVWFGPDGVFIIWPNAVADILKVLEEALLPGLPQSASEVLDILLANGIAQPQDEVQLTWLIKPPNVVSALEAVKLDSPGLLFEGMVPQPVPLAIPLMVMAKTSRPPAPPAPEPSPGVAQRSAQRPKPSPSSATKASAPVLHLRLAADNTAPTPAPVVPITSGNKTAGEEDLLSGIEPGRENVPEGMDDMPPPAGTVEAMPAGQNDLPGREIEVLSFAAPMRMHPALVKALADVLHTLNLPVSRMACSTTSEGIFVPLGELAQRQIDIQTAIRSMTELGMLVRQRGKGATTDLPFRGKTVPGVVLKPAYVNGLHVEDFNDPGAEE from the coding sequence ATGATCATGCACCTGCCCGCCTGGCTCCAATCGATCTTGCGCCGTGATCCGCGCTGCGGCACGGCAGCGCAATGGGGAACTACTCCGCAACAGCATCCCAAACAGAGCATTGCTGATCCGCACCGCCAGCATGAGGGCATGGCCATGCGTTCCGCAGAGGAGATCATGCAGAGCCAGCATGCGTTCATTCAACGCATCAAATTGTCATATGGCAGTGATCACGAAACATTCCAGAGAGAACTCATTCCACCGATCCGGAAGTTCGTCGACTATGTACTCGACTTGCCAGCGACGCCGAATCAGCACTTCTGCGCAAGCGGGGGGATGGTCGACCTGGGATTGAGGACGGCGTTCTTTGCGCTGCAGGCCACCGATGACCAGATTTTTGAAGGGCGCGCGACCATTACGGCCCGGCGACACCTGGAGCCGCGATGGCGGCGGGCCACGTTTATCGCCGGTCTGTGCGCTGACCTGTACCGTACACTGAGCCATATCAGAGTCTGCGATGAGCATGGCGAGCAATGGCAGCCCTTCCTCATGCCGTTGGCACAGTGGGCCGCACGGCGCAAGGCAAGACACCTGGTGGTGCGCTGGGAACCCGGCATGCAGGAAACACGCTCCGCGGGCCTGTTTGCACTGCCGATGATCATCACCCCGGAGACCATGGCGTATCTGGCAGAGGGTAACAGCGTGGTGGTGCCGCACATGCTCGCCGCGATCAGCGGCAGCACGACACGGCAGCAGCACAACTTGCTCGACGAGCTGGTACGCCGGGCCGCCGCCTTTGTCATCGATAGGGATCTGCAAGAAAGCGCCCGAGTACAAGGGGTTTTGAAACCCGCGCTGCATCTGGGCCGCTATTTTCTCGACACCATGAAGGAGCTGGTCGACGCGCATCCCGGATGGGTACCCAATGGCGAGAAATCGCGCGTTTGGTTCGGCCCTGACGGGGTGTTCATCATCTGGCCAAACGCGGTTGCCGACATCCTCAAGGTCCTGGAGGAAGCATTGCTGCCGGGGCTGCCCCAATCGGCCAGCGAAGTATTGGACATCCTGCTGGCCAATGGCATCGCGCAGCCGCAGGACGAAGTGCAGCTCACCTGGCTAATCAAACCACCCAACGTGGTCAGCGCGCTGGAGGCGGTCAAGCTCGATAGCCCGGGCTTGCTTTTCGAAGGCATGGTGCCGCAACCGGTGCCGCTGGCGATCCCATTGATGGTGATGGCCAAAACTTCCCGTCCGCCTGCGCCACCCGCGCCCGAGCCCTCTCCGGGCGTGGCGCAACGATCAGCACAGCGTCCGAAACCGTCTCCATCGAGTGCGACGAAGGCCAGTGCGCCAGTTCTCCATTTACGGCTCGCCGCTGATAACACGGCACCCACGCCGGCGCCCGTGGTGCCAATCACATCTGGAAATAAAACAGCCGGCGAGGAGGATTTGTTATCCGGGATCGAGCCCGGCAGAGAAAATGTTCCGGAGGGTATGGACGACATGCCGCCGCCAGCCGGGACAGTGGAGGCAATGCCTGCCGGTCAGAATGACTTGCCGGGGCGGGAGATCGAGGTGTTGTCTTTCGCCGCGCCCATGCGCATGCACCCGGCGCTGGTGAAAGCGCTGGCCGACGTCCTCCATACCCTGAACTTGCCGGTCTCGCGGATGGCCTGTTCGACCACCTCGGAGGGAATTTTCGTTCCGCTCGGTGAGCTGGCGCAACGCCAGATCGATATACAGACCGCCATCCGCAGCATGACAGAACTCGGCATGCTGGTACGCCAGCGTGGCAAGGGGGCAACCACCGACTTGCCATTTCGCGGCAAGACCGTTCCAGGCGTGGTCCTCAAGCCGGCATACGTCAACGGACTGCATGTCGAGGATTTCAACGATCCTGGCGCCGAGGAGTGA
- a CDS encoding FlhC family transcriptional regulator — protein MGHIQVNRHINAFILADTCAQLGATIGTASCVSGLSMTVLRRLLYDQSGERRGRGIASAIFWYERTNNMAKADACMFAAIFMQVCELNDFGASYTPGNALIDSFKLYSERCRRDPYVSIDRAFLLACHLKGIWTQRSPSLLLKTCRHCTSQYIVHRKNVMSCNNPCVFCHLVKAYATDPRIRRHFPQPVPPNALQAQQPDLAAEYALRRTGHA, from the coding sequence ATGGGCCATATTCAGGTGAATCGCCATATCAACGCGTTTATTCTTGCCGATACCTGTGCGCAGTTGGGCGCCACCATTGGCACCGCATCCTGTGTCAGCGGGTTGAGCATGACCGTCCTGCGCCGTCTCTTGTACGACCAGTCCGGCGAGCGGCGGGGGAGGGGAATTGCTTCGGCGATTTTCTGGTATGAACGGACGAACAATATGGCCAAGGCAGACGCCTGCATGTTTGCCGCCATTTTCATGCAGGTCTGTGAACTCAATGACTTTGGAGCAAGCTATACGCCAGGCAATGCGTTAATTGATAGTTTCAAATTGTATTCAGAACGATGCCGACGTGATCCATATGTATCGATTGACCGTGCATTTTTATTGGCCTGCCACTTAAAAGGCATCTGGACGCAGCGTTCGCCATCGCTGCTACTGAAAACATGTCGTCACTGTACCTCTCAATATATTGTCCATCGAAAAAATGTAATGAGTTGCAATAATCCATGCGTCTTCTGCCATCTGGTCAAAGCCTATGCGACAGATCCGCGCATTCGCCGGCATTTCCCACAACCGGTTCCGCCCAATGCCCTGCAGGCGCAGCAGCCGGATCTCGCGGCGGAATATGCCCTTCGGCGCACCGGCCATGCCTAG
- a CDS encoding S24 family peptidase: MNTLKKIVPLSKETASTVEIDLVPGFRNRLGVELAKLNIPVTQRQRFLRDITGRALQTVSRWIEPGMPGLPDLRSLAILCIQFGVDANWLLGLTKHRTAFLFDDLAEGVSEHLAGERQKRPDWIGTLIAETTSNLHEWQVHVMAGDDMAPLINPGAAVFFDMIDTPTDVNGTYVLDYLGRMLVRHVDVQLGRDLLLRCENTRYAPISIPRPLAGLTVMGKVKLVFNPVHF, translated from the coding sequence ATGAATACGCTGAAAAAAATTGTACCGTTGTCAAAAGAGACAGCAAGCACTGTCGAGATTGATCTCGTGCCAGGTTTTCGCAACAGGTTAGGTGTCGAGCTTGCAAAATTGAATATTCCTGTGACACAACGTCAACGTTTTCTGAGGGACATTACTGGCCGCGCGCTGCAGACGGTCAGCCGCTGGATTGAGCCGGGAATGCCTGGCCTGCCGGACTTGCGATCGCTGGCCATCTTATGCATTCAGTTCGGCGTGGACGCGAACTGGTTGCTCGGACTGACCAAACACCGCACTGCTTTTCTATTTGATGACCTGGCAGAAGGTGTCTCCGAACACTTAGCCGGCGAGCGTCAGAAGCGCCCAGACTGGATCGGGACCCTGATTGCTGAAACTACCTCTAACTTGCACGAATGGCAGGTGCATGTGATGGCGGGCGATGATATGGCGCCCTTGATTAATCCAGGCGCCGCCGTTTTTTTTGACATGATCGACACGCCTACGGATGTCAACGGTACCTATGTGCTCGACTATCTGGGGCGGATGCTGGTGCGGCACGTTGACGTGCAGCTCGGACGCGATCTTCTGTTGCGATGCGAGAACACGCGCTATGCGCCGATTAGCATCCCGCGTCCCTTGGCTGGCTTGACGGTCATGGGAAAAGTAAAACTGGTGTTCAATCCAGTGCACTTCTGA
- a CDS encoding DUF932 domain-containing protein, translating into MREGRTLKNLAVELERQLASKKDLIVPSMKMRLSTSMTGQCTLLIDESDGAHEYPVNAFALRQIADKHAIPHGYFERMRQDKPVLLDRNVNTWLHAQPHINRLVRTLDGRARAFLTDRYRRIDHWDLANYILPILDRLPGARLESLELTESRLYLKVVTSKICCEVAPGDVIQAGVVVSNSEIGSAKLRVEPLIYRLVCKNGLIAADRSMRKTHLGRKMISEEDHVIVFQDDTLKAHDHALFLKVRDMVEAAVSAATFQLISAKMQKTMGIKLTGDPVRSVEVLAKRFSLNDDERGGVLRYLVEGGSLSGYGLVNAVTGYSQEIADYDRATAFEEFGGHMLDFEPPEWKAIAAAA; encoded by the coding sequence ATGAGAGAAGGCCGCACCCTGAAAAATCTAGCTGTTGAACTTGAACGTCAGCTGGCCAGCAAGAAAGACCTGATCGTACCGTCGATGAAGATGCGCCTGTCCACCAGCATGACTGGACAATGCACTTTATTGATTGACGAATCCGATGGCGCGCACGAATATCCCGTCAATGCGTTCGCTTTGCGCCAGATCGCCGATAAACATGCGATTCCGCATGGCTACTTTGAACGCATGCGTCAGGACAAGCCCGTGCTGCTCGACCGCAACGTGAATACCTGGCTGCACGCACAACCCCATATCAACCGTCTAGTACGCACGCTCGATGGCAGGGCACGTGCATTCCTGACCGATCGGTATCGCCGCATCGACCACTGGGATTTGGCAAACTACATTTTACCGATCCTCGACCGCTTGCCTGGCGCACGCCTTGAATCGCTGGAACTAACGGAGTCACGGCTGTACCTGAAAGTAGTGACCAGCAAGATCTGCTGCGAAGTCGCCCCTGGCGACGTGATACAGGCGGGTGTTGTGGTGAGCAATTCGGAAATAGGCAGCGCCAAATTGCGTGTCGAGCCACTCATCTATCGCCTGGTGTGCAAGAACGGCCTGATTGCAGCAGATCGCTCGATGCGCAAGACGCACCTGGGACGTAAGATGATCAGCGAAGAGGATCATGTGATCGTATTTCAGGACGACACCTTGAAGGCCCACGACCATGCTCTATTCCTGAAGGTACGGGACATGGTCGAAGCAGCAGTCTCGGCAGCGACCTTCCAGCTGATCTCCGCCAAAATGCAGAAGACCATGGGCATCAAATTGACCGGCGACCCCGTCAGATCGGTGGAGGTACTGGCCAAACGGTTTTCCTTGAATGATGATGAGCGTGGCGGGGTATTGCGTTATTTGGTTGAAGGCGGCTCGCTATCCGGCTATGGACTTGTCAACGCCGTAACGGGCTACTCGCAAGAAATTGCCGACTATGACCGCGCTACTGCATTTGAGGAATTCGGCGGGCATATGCTCGATTTCGAACCGCCTGAGTGGAAAGCCATTGCGGCTGCAGCTTAA
- a CDS encoding DUF7146 domain-containing protein produces the protein MEEMMRKEEFDERMRRMLPLAHGRWTSILAQCGVDERLLNHRNGPCPIAGCGGRDRFQYTDKFGEGNYFCRHCGAGGGFKLLQHWLRISAGETLRTVERVLNVLPEEAPGGAAQRAVHDTRRSRNKVWSETIPIRTGDEVDRYLANRGIALEHYPATLRLHPALPYFVRDGAAGKYVHVADFPAMVACLQGKDGGIVALHRTYLKNGAKAPVDEPKKLLGDAWFGSAVRLGEPTTELSVSEGIENGIAVLKRTGPPVWPALTAGNLEQIWIPDSVIKLRIYADNDADSCFDGQASAYFLARRLKKARRTTPIEVEVFVPKAPGSDWTNVFAATLCCNSKAA, from the coding sequence ATGGAGGAGATGATGAGGAAAGAGGAATTTGACGAAAGAATGCGCAGGATGCTGCCGCTGGCACATGGCCGGTGGACGTCGATCCTGGCGCAATGTGGCGTTGACGAGCGGCTGTTAAATCACCGCAATGGCCCGTGCCCCATCGCCGGCTGTGGCGGCAGAGATCGTTTTCAGTACACCGATAAGTTTGGTGAAGGAAACTATTTTTGCCGGCACTGCGGCGCCGGCGGCGGCTTCAAGCTGCTACAGCATTGGCTACGCATCAGCGCTGGTGAGACATTACGCACCGTCGAGCGCGTGCTCAACGTGCTTCCCGAAGAAGCTCCCGGTGGAGCAGCGCAACGGGCGGTCCACGATACCCGGCGAAGCCGGAACAAAGTCTGGAGCGAAACCATACCGATCCGGACAGGTGACGAGGTTGACCGCTACCTGGCCAATCGCGGCATCGCCCTGGAGCACTATCCAGCGACGCTGCGTTTGCACCCAGCGCTGCCGTATTTTGTGAGGGACGGTGCGGCAGGCAAGTACGTGCATGTCGCCGATTTCCCGGCTATGGTGGCCTGCCTGCAGGGAAAGGATGGCGGTATCGTGGCTTTACACCGCACCTACTTGAAAAATGGTGCGAAAGCCCCTGTCGACGAACCGAAAAAGTTGCTGGGCGATGCCTGGTTCGGCTCAGCGGTCCGCCTGGGAGAGCCCACGACTGAATTGTCGGTGTCGGAAGGCATCGAGAATGGCATTGCGGTGCTCAAGCGCACCGGACCACCAGTCTGGCCGGCGCTGACGGCCGGCAACCTGGAGCAGATATGGATCCCTGATTCGGTCATCAAGCTGCGAATTTACGCCGACAACGATGCAGATAGCTGCTTTGATGGCCAGGCATCGGCCTACTTCCTGGCGCGGCGCTTGAAAAAGGCTCGCCGTACGACGCCCATCGAAGTGGAGGTGTTTGTTCCCAAAGCACCAGGATCTGACTGGACGAATGTGTTTGCAGCCACATTGTGCTGCAACAGCAAGGCAGCGTGA